One SAR202 cluster bacterium genomic window, CCTCTTTGCCATGCAGCACCAACTGCTAGAGCCCGTTGACCTCTCCGAAAAATAGCCTGTTTAAGCGATGCCCCCTCCCGACTGCGCCTCCTAAAATCAAATCACCTTTCCACGGAGGCCTGTCATGACCCAGCAGAATCGAACACTTATCCATCGCTACTTTGACGAACTCCTCAGCAAGGGTAATCTGGCAGTTATGGATCAGATCTTAGCCCACAACGTAACGGTGTACCCGCCTGCGTACATGGGTGAACCCTTGCGCGGCATCGATGCGGTGCGCGGCTGGTTCACCGCGCTGCGGCGTGCATTCCCCGATTTCCAGTTCAACCTCGGTGAGGAGTTCGGCGACGGCAACACCATCGCCAGTACTTTCCGAATGC contains:
- a CDS encoding ester cyclase; its protein translation is MTQQNRTLIHRYFDELLSKGNLAVMDQILAHNVTVYPPAYMGEPLRGIDAVRGWFTALRRAFPDFQFNLGEEFGDGNTIASTFRMHGTHKAEYMGLPATGNKIDLSGADVFKFANGRIQEIHIFYDTLGLVSQLGVVKWPPQPAPR